One genomic region from Quercus robur chromosome 4, dhQueRobu3.1, whole genome shotgun sequence encodes:
- the LOC126723781 gene encoding putative disease resistance RPP13-like protein 1 has product MILETLLGAFLQVLFDRLATRQVLDFFRDRDFDRTLFDKLKTVLLTVSAVLTDAEEKQITNLAVKGWLNELRDAVYHADDLLDEINTITLQAESEEAKIHRKQVPGQFSIQNPDYEHGKNIESKLKMIVERLESLAKEKDLLNLKETVGRKPLLTFPTTSLVDESEVFGRDKDKDRLIKFVLAVNAQQNRISVIAIVGIGGVGKTTLAQLLYNDSRVKTHFRLRAWVHVSEAFDVFKVSRIIFESVTSRNCNVTDLNVLQVRLKEILMRKRFLLVLDDIWNENFIDWDLLLGPLKVGASGSKILVTTRNRNVASLMRPLITYPLLHLSDEDCWSLFAKHAFRTSKPEEYPFLNKIGREIVKKCRGLPLAAKTLGGVLHPEVEVEEWHKILNSKIWDLPNDKSSILPTLLLSYYHLPPHLKRCFAYCSIIPNGREFEKEKLILMWMAEGFLQQTKGKDTMEDVGEEYFSDLVSRSFFQPRNGKQCFVMHDLIIDLAQFVSGEFCCKFEDNKPCEVSEKARHLSCSMDQLNGPEKFVDLQELRSLRSFLPLRSSNTSRCTALSNIVSDVWLQIPKQLRVVSFSGHSITELPEILGQLIHLRYLDLSHTLIRELPRSTCSLYNLQTLLLSSCHNLTVLPENIGDLVNLRHLDVTETSLREMPLEFGRLKSLQVLTDFVVSRDCGSKISELDSLLHLCKLSILRLQNVVDAPIASAANLGSKNYIKELVLKWTSSTHDEENELAVLDCLQPHKSLRKLTLENYGGIEFPNWVGDAIFTNMVSLSLSKCKNCTSLPPLGKLSSLQKLYIKKMEGLERLDSGFYGSGHFGVKPFRSLKTLSFEELPRWTHWMPFANEADNFPSLQELQIRLCPELIGSLPKNLHTLTKLVVSGCWKLQASAQRVPTLEVMKLHGLDALKTLPEELLEGNFCFQLLELVNCPSLISFPGGASLSTVKSISISHCRNLQFFLPENTMHRFEVLERLRIANSCDSLESISLGLFTKLQYLHIEDCKNLKSLFIPEQLRLDLTFLREMKIKDCPNLESFLEGGLPTPNLQSLIIMNCNNLKPKKEWGLHGIVSLTCLEIEGGCRNMELFPEEGLLPNSLTSLRISRLPDLETLGKGLQDLTSLEILEINCCEKLESMPVEGLPTSLFSLHIQNCSLLAPHCLKDGGVYWPMISHIADLLIPHNDQLAQT; this is encoded by the coding sequence atgattttgGAGACTTTGTTGGGGGCATTCCTTCAAGTGCTGTTTGACAGGCTAGCTACTCGCCAAGTCTTGGACTTCTTCCGAGACCGTGATTTCGACCGGACACTGTTTGACAAGCTGAAAACGGTTCTGCTTACTGTTAGTGCTGTGCTGACTGATGCAGAGGAGAAGCAGATCACTAATCTGGCGGTGAAAGGGTGGCTCAATGAGCTCAGAGATGCTGTCTACCATGCTGATGATCTGTTGGACGAGATCAACACTATCACTCTGCAAGCCGAGTCGGAAGAAGCCAAGATCCACAGGAAACAGGTACCAGGTCAATTCTCTATTCAAAATCCAGATTATGAACATGGTAAAAATATAGAATCCAAGCTTAAAATGATAGTTGAAAGACTAGAATCTTTAGCTAAGGAAAAAGATCTCCTCAATCTCAAAGAAACTGTTGGACGGAAACCTCTGCTCACGTTTCCGACAACTTCTTTGGTTGATGAATCTGAGGTGTTTGGTAGGGATAAAGATAAAGATCGGCTAATAAAATTTGTGCTTGCTGTTAATGCACAACAAAACAGAATCTCTGTGATTGCAATAGTTGGAATTGGTGGTGTTGGCAAGACGACTCTTGCTCAACTTTTGTATAATGATTCCAGGGTGAAGACGCATTTTAGATTGAGAGCTTGGGTTCATGTTTCAGAAGCATTTGATGTTTTTAAGGTATCGAGAATCATTTTCGAGTCAGTCACTTCGAGGAATTGTAATGTCACCGACTTGAATGTTCTTCAAGTTAGACTGAAGGAGATACTGATGAGAAAGAGATTTTTGCTGGTTTTAGATGATATTTGGAATGAGAATTTTATTGATTGGGATTTGCTATTGGGCCCTTTAAAAGTTGGAGCCAGTGGGAGTAAAATTCTTGTGACAACTCGCAATCGAAATGTTGCATCACTAATGCGCCCTCTTATTACTTATCCTTTACTTCATTTATCAGATGAAGACTGCTGGTCATTATTTGCAAAACATGCATTTAGGACTAGCAAGCCTGAAGAATATCCATTCTTAAATAAGATTGGTAGGGAAATTGTTAAGAAGTGTAGAGGTCTACCTTTAGCAGCAAAAACACTTGGGGGCGTTTTGCATCCAGAAGTAGAAGTTGAGGAATGGCACAAAATACTGAATAGCAAGATATGGGATCTGCCTAACGATAAGAGCAGCATACTTCCCACTTTATTATTGAGCTATTATCATCTCCCTCCACATCTCAAACGATGCTTTGCTTATTGTTCGATAATTCCCAATGGTCGTgagtttgagaaagagaaattgATTCTCATGTGGATGGCAGAAGGTTTCTTGCAGCAGACAAAAGGCAAAGACACAATGGAAGATGTTGGGGAAGAGTATTTTAGTGATCTAGTATCAAGGTCGTTTTTTCAACCAAGGAATGGGAAACAATGTTTTGTGATGCATGACCTTATCATTGATTTAGCTCAATTTGTGTCGGGAGAATTTTGTTGCAAATTCGAGGATAACAAGCCATGTGAAGTTTCAGAAAAGGCTCGACATTTGTCATGCTCTATGGACCAACTTAATGGCCCTGAGAAATTTGTGGACCTTCAGGAACTAAGGTCTCTACGATCCTTTCTTCCGTTAAGGTCTTCAAATACCAGTCGATGCACTGCCTTAAGTAACATAGTTAGTGATGTATGGTTGCAAATTCCAAAACAATTGCGTGTAGTTTCTTTTTCTGGTCATTCCATCACTGAGCTGCCAGAGATTTTGGGACAACTGATACATCTACGCTACTTGGACCTTTCTCACACTTTGATAAGAGAGTTACCCAGATCAACATGCTCTTTGTATAATTTGCAAACATTGTTGTTGTCAAGTTGTCATAATCTCACTGTACTACCAGAAAACATTGGAGATCTAGTTAATTTACGTCACCTAGATGTTACTGAAACCAGTTTAAGAGAGATGCCACTTGAATTTGGAAGGTTAAAGAGTTTGCAAGTGTTGACTGATTTTGTTGTGAGCAGAGATTGTGGATCAAAGATCAGTGAATTGGACAGCCTTTTACATCTTTGTAAACTTTCCATCTTAAGGTTACAAAATGTAGTTGATGCTCCAATTGCTTCAGCAGCCAACTTGGGAAGTAAGAATTATATTAAAGAGTTAGTTTTGAAATGGACCTCTAGCACTcatgatgaagaaaatgaatTAGCTGTACTTGATTGTTTGCAGCCTCATAAAAGTTTAAGGAAGCTTACACTTGAGAACTATGGCGGTATAGAGTTTCCCAATTGGGTAGGTGATGCAATTTTCACTAACATGGTGTCCCTAAGTCTTAGCAAGTGCAAAAATTGCACGTCCTTGCCTCCACTGGGGAAGTTATCTTCTCTTCAAAAGCTCTACATCAAAAAGATGGAAGGATTAGAAAGGCTGGATTCTGGATTTTATGGGAGTGGCCACTTTGGAGTCAAGCCATTTAGATCTCTAAAAACATTGTCATTTGAGGAGTTACCACGTTGGACGCACTGGATGCCTTTTGCAAATGAAGCTGACAACTTCCCTTCCCTCCAAGAGCTTCAAATACGATTATGCCCTGAATTGATTGGGAGCTTACCAAAGAACCTCCATACCTTAACAAAATTGGTGGTTTCTGGATGTTGGAAGCTTCAGGCTTCTGCTCAGAGGGTCCCAACTTTGGAAGTAATGAAGCTGCATGGTTTGGATGCTTTGAAGACTCTACCCGAGGAATTGTTGGAGGGAAACTTTTGTTTTCAACTACTGGAATTGGTAAACTGTCCGTCTCTCATCTCCTTTCCTGGAGGCGCTTCTCTTTCTACTGTAAAATCAATTTCTATTTCTCATTGTAGaaatttacaattcttcctACCTGAGAATACGATGCATAGATTTGAAGTTCTTGAGCGTTTGCGAATAGCAAACAGTTGTGATTCTCTCGAATCCATTTCACTAGGCTTATTCACAAAGCTCCAATATCTTCATATTGAGGACTGTAAGAATCTCAAGTCCCTTTTCATTCCAGAGCAGCTTCGTTTGGATCTCACATTTCTTCGAGAAATGAAAATCAAGGATTGTCCAAATCTGGAATCATTTCTTGAAGGGGGATTGCCCACTCCTAACCTTCAATCTCTGATTATAATGAATTGCAACAATCTCAAGCCTAAGAAGGAATGGGGTCTACATGGAATAGTGTCTCTCACTTGTCTTGAGATTGAAGGTGGATGTCGTAACATGGAGTTGTTTCCAGAAGAGGGCCTACTGCCCAATAGTCTCACTTCTCTTCGTATCAGCAGACTTCCAGATCTTGAAACCTTGGGTAAAGGCCTTCAAGACCTCACCTCGCTTGAAATATTGGAGATCAATTGCTGTGAGAAGCTGGAGTCAATGCCAGTAGAGGGATTGCCCACCTCACTTTTTTCTCTTCATATTCAAAACTGCTCTCTGCTAGCTCCACATTGCCTGAAGGATGGAGGGGTATATTGGCCCATGATCTCTCATATTGCCGACTTACTTATTCCTCACAATGACCAACTTGCACAAACATGA
- the LOC126722643 gene encoding uncharacterized protein LOC126722643, whose amino-acid sequence MRKEMDELRSAIKEKTDRSVDKMVRATDSPFTAAVLECPVPSKFRLPQLEPFDGLKDPQDHLNTFKTTLGLQQPLDEILCRSFPTTLKGAAKEWFTKLPNSSIDNFDQLSSAFLRHFIGGQRPKRPVDYLLTIRQGEKETLRSYVKRFTRETLEVDEADDKVQLTTFKAGLRSRDLVASLAKNPPKTMAEMLLKAQKYMNAEDALAAIKDAEKPGDKAKREDERRGQKRDRPDRRNNDGNRRTDDKSPRTHESFSRDDDRPSQPPHKVIGEINTITGGPFSGGSFRSLKKAYQRQVNSIHAVPPSKHRRTYQDMSFSEGDAMGVKQPHNDPLVIMLNIEGFNTKRILVDNGSSADIIYFPAFQQLRLDPKRLCPFDSPLVSFSGDRVYPKGIVTLTVMAGTYPVQLTKQVDFLVVDCPSSYNVTIGRPTLN is encoded by the exons ATGAGGAAGGAAATGGACGAACTGAGGAGCGCCATTAAGGAGAAGACGGACCGAAGCGTAGACAAAATGGTAAGGGCTACGGATTCACCTTTCACCGCCGCGGTACTCGAATGCCCTGTGCCGTCAAAGTTTCGCTTGCCTCAACTTGAGCCATTCGACGGACTAAAAGACCCACAGGATCACCTTAATACCTTCAAGACGACTCTAGGGCTTCAACAGCCACTTGACGAGATACTGTGTCGTTCCTTCCCAacgactctcaaaggagctgcaaaaGAATGGTTTACCAAGCTGCCAAACTCGTCCATAGACAACTTCGATCAGTTAAGTAGTGCCTTCTTGCGCCACTTCATAGGGGGGCAACGCCCAAAGAGGCCGGTGGACTACTTACTCACCataagacagggagagaaggaaactCTGAGGTCATATGTCAAACGATTCACCCGGGAGACTCTGGAGGTagacgaagctgatgacaaggtgcagCTGACGACCTTCAAAGCAGGATTGAGGTCTAGAGACCTTGTGGCCTCCCTCGCGAAGAACCCACCAAAGACGATGGCGgagatgctcctgaaggcacagaagtacatgaatgctgagGATGCTTTAGCTGCCATAAAGGATGCCGAGAAGCCAGGCGACAAGGCCAAGAGGGAAGACGAACGTAGGGGACAGAAGAGAGATCGACCAGATCGTCGGAATAATGATGGGAACAGGAGGACAGATGATAAAAGTCCTCGGACG CATGAATCCTTCTCCCGGGATGACGACCGTCCGTCCCAACCTCCACACAaggtgatcggggagataaacacgatcACAGGTGGACCATTCTCAGGAGGATCGTTTAGATCACTCAAAAAGGCATACCAGAGACAGGTGAACAGCATCCACGCCGTACCTCCATCCAAGCACCGACGAACATACCAGGACATGTCTTTCAGCGAAGGAGACGCCATGGGAGTGAAGCAGCCCCACAACGATCCCCTGGTCATAAtgctgaatatagaagggttcaataccaAAAGGATCCTCGTTGATAACGGAAGCTCCGCGGACATCATCTACTTCCCAGCCTTCCAGCAGCTGAGATTAGATCCAAAAAGACTTTGCCCTTTTGACTCTCCACTcgtcagtttcagtggagacagggtCTACCCCAAAGGCATAGTGACGTTGACGGTTATGGCAGGAACCTACCCAGTACAGTTGACCAAACAAGTAGACTTTCTGGTGGTAGATTGTCCCTCGTCCTACAATGTCACCATTGGGAGGCCCACCCTCAACTAG